A single window of Bordetella genomosp. 11 DNA harbors:
- a CDS encoding TRAP transporter substrate-binding protein: MKTLGFFRQPAPVTRRGFLQAAAGTAAAIAAPRVWAAPATVSLRCSISQPADQQSAQYIWYERFAADLKQSVGDRIRVDIFPNGQLGKESDVVQQVRLGSIDMMITGSSIWATALPELALLDMGFVFDSWDHVNKSVDAGVGEQFNKLLQARTGCTFIGWGNHFNARSVYTKKVVEHDSDLKNVKLRVLPTPIFVETFKLMGAIPTPIPINELYTAVQTGVVDGFEHDAATVLSSKFNEVVSNCWLTNHLFSPSITAIGKRGLGKVPSDLQPAFLKAAQEASLYQREVAGSKGKQALADLEKQGIKFHPMDPAERQRLRQEMENKLWPSVTAQYPVTKPMLDIINTSRA, encoded by the coding sequence ATGAAAACACTAGGCTTTTTCCGCCAACCCGCGCCTGTTACCCGGCGTGGCTTCCTGCAAGCCGCCGCCGGCACGGCCGCGGCGATCGCCGCCCCGCGGGTGTGGGCGGCCCCGGCCACGGTCTCGCTGCGCTGCTCGATTTCGCAACCCGCCGACCAGCAGTCCGCCCAGTACATCTGGTACGAGCGCTTCGCCGCGGATCTGAAGCAATCCGTCGGCGACCGCATCCGCGTCGATATCTTCCCGAACGGCCAGCTGGGCAAGGAATCGGATGTCGTCCAGCAGGTCCGCCTGGGCTCCATCGACATGATGATCACGGGCAGTTCCATCTGGGCGACCGCCCTGCCGGAACTCGCCCTGCTGGACATGGGCTTTGTGTTCGATAGCTGGGACCACGTCAACAAATCCGTCGACGCGGGCGTCGGCGAGCAATTCAACAAGCTGCTGCAAGCGCGCACCGGCTGCACCTTTATCGGCTGGGGCAATCACTTCAACGCCCGCAGCGTATACACGAAGAAAGTGGTCGAGCACGACAGCGACCTGAAGAACGTCAAGCTGCGCGTGCTGCCGACGCCGATTTTTGTCGAGACATTCAAGCTGATGGGTGCGATTCCCACGCCCATCCCGATCAACGAGCTCTACACCGCCGTGCAGACCGGCGTGGTCGACGGCTTCGAACATGACGCCGCGACGGTACTGTCGAGCAAGTTCAATGAAGTCGTCAGCAACTGCTGGCTGACCAACCACTTGTTCAGCCCGTCCATTACGGCCATCGGCAAGCGTGGCCTGGGCAAAGTCCCGTCCGACCTGCAGCCCGCCTTCCTGAAGGCGGCCCAGGAGGCATCCCTGTACCAGCGCGAAGTCGCCGGCAGCAAGGGCAAACAGGCGCTGGCCGATCTGGAAAAGCAGGGCATCAAGTTCCATCCCATGGATCCCGCGGAAAGGCAGCGCCTGCGCCAGGAGATGGAAAACAAGCTGTGGCCCAGCGTGACCGCGCAGTACCCGGTCACCAAACCGATGCTGGACATCATCAACACATCGCGCGCCTGA
- a CDS encoding glycosyltransferase family 2 protein has translation MVMHIESRSEAFVPRTLPADSPARDEESRDIRISCVVPCLNECDNLRVLLPALMSMLSKLCTAWEVIVTDDGSTDGTPELMQKWAALDGFRYVQLSRNFGKEAALSAGLEASTGDVVICLDADMQHPPALIPEMVARWRAGADMVYAVRANRDSESWFKRLGSRMFYRMLSDGRGVEVPPNAGDFRLMDRRVVQALNALPERTRFMKGLYAWVGFQAEALPYTPDARAYGNTNYSKRKLFKLAFAGLTAFTTWPLRMVSMIGLAFALLSFAYGCYLVVDFLMYGNAVSGWTTIVAALMFFAGINLLSLGVVGEYVGRIFDEVKGRPLYVVREQRGKVFTEKK, from the coding sequence ATCGTCATGCATATCGAATCCCGCTCCGAAGCATTTGTGCCCCGCACGTTGCCCGCCGACAGCCCCGCCAGAGACGAGGAATCGCGGGATATCCGCATTTCGTGCGTGGTCCCTTGCCTGAACGAGTGCGACAACCTGCGCGTGCTGCTGCCGGCGCTGATGTCCATGCTTAGCAAGCTATGCACGGCATGGGAAGTCATCGTCACCGACGATGGCAGCACGGACGGCACGCCGGAGCTCATGCAGAAATGGGCCGCGCTCGATGGCTTTCGCTATGTGCAGCTGTCGCGCAATTTCGGCAAGGAAGCTGCCTTGAGCGCCGGGCTGGAGGCCTCCACCGGCGATGTGGTCATCTGCCTGGATGCGGACATGCAGCATCCGCCGGCGCTTATCCCTGAAATGGTCGCCCGCTGGCGCGCGGGGGCCGATATGGTCTACGCAGTGCGGGCGAACCGCGATAGCGAGTCCTGGTTCAAGCGTTTGGGCTCGCGCATGTTCTATCGCATGCTCAGCGATGGGCGCGGCGTGGAAGTGCCGCCGAACGCGGGCGATTTCCGCCTGATGGACCGCCGGGTCGTGCAGGCGCTGAACGCGCTGCCCGAACGCACGCGTTTCATGAAGGGGTTGTACGCATGGGTCGGCTTCCAGGCGGAGGCGCTGCCCTATACCCCGGATGCCCGCGCATATGGCAATACGAACTACAGCAAGCGCAAGCTATTCAAATTGGCGTTCGCCGGCCTGACTGCCTTCACCACCTGGCCGCTGCGCATGGTGAGCATGATCGGCCTGGCCTTCGCCCTGTTGTCCTTCGCCTACGGCTGTTATCTGGTGGTGGACTTCCTGATGTACGGCAACGCGGTGTCCGGTTGGACCACGATCGTTGCCGCGCTGATGTTCTTCGCGGGGATCAACCTGTTGTCCCTGGGAGTCGTCGGCGAATACGTCGGCCGCATATTCGACGAAGTAAAAGGCCGGCCCCTGTATGTCGTGCGCGAACAGCGCGGCAAAGTTTTCACCGAAAAGAAATAG
- a CDS encoding GtrA family protein, whose protein sequence is MRVLIRQLSWFVAVGCAAAATHWATAVACVEVLHTPPLLANVVGWLVAFCVSFGGHYRLTFRHEATAWHVAARRFFCVSAAGFLVNEAAYAWLLSRTTLRYDVLLALILVGIAVLTFLFSRFWAFRRNTAT, encoded by the coding sequence ATGCGGGTTCTGATCCGACAATTGAGCTGGTTCGTCGCAGTTGGCTGCGCGGCCGCCGCCACCCATTGGGCCACGGCCGTCGCCTGCGTGGAAGTCCTGCACACGCCGCCGCTGCTGGCCAATGTCGTCGGCTGGCTGGTTGCGTTCTGTGTTTCGTTCGGTGGCCATTATCGACTCACTTTCCGTCACGAGGCCACTGCGTGGCATGTGGCGGCGCGGCGGTTCTTCTGCGTGTCGGCCGCCGGTTTCCTGGTGAACGAAGCCGCGTATGCCTGGCTGCTCAGCCGCACGACGCTGCGATATGACGTCCTGCTGGCGCTGATATTGGTCGGCATCGCGGTCCTGACTTTCCTGTTCAGTCGGTTTTGGGCGTTCCGCCGCAATACTGCGACTTGA
- a CDS encoding GntR family transcriptional regulator encodes MSAALPKRRAADVAYDAVESMIATLELQPGSPVVEADLVQRTGLGRTPLREALLRMVTAGLITQEPRRGLRVSNVQLSDHLDLIQTRRALEQLIATAAARRATPPQRAIILDCGTNMMRAAEGGNLDDYMRADQMLDHACHDACRNVSAVTAVTPLLIQCRRFWYAYQHEGDIKEGARHHMAMAEGIASGDERAAAHGADALMDYLEAFARKVIDA; translated from the coding sequence ATGAGCGCAGCCCTGCCCAAACGCCGAGCCGCCGACGTCGCCTATGACGCCGTCGAGAGCATGATCGCCACTTTGGAGCTGCAGCCCGGCAGCCCGGTGGTCGAAGCCGATCTCGTACAACGTACCGGCCTGGGACGCACGCCCTTGCGCGAGGCACTGCTGCGGATGGTCACCGCCGGCCTGATCACGCAAGAGCCCCGGCGCGGCCTGCGCGTGTCCAATGTGCAATTGTCCGATCACCTGGACCTGATCCAGACGCGGCGCGCGCTGGAACAACTGATCGCCACGGCGGCGGCCCGGCGCGCCACCCCGCCGCAAAGGGCCATCATCCTGGACTGCGGCACCAACATGATGCGCGCGGCCGAGGGCGGCAACCTGGACGACTATATGCGCGCGGACCAGATGCTGGATCACGCCTGCCACGACGCCTGCCGCAACGTATCGGCCGTGACGGCCGTCACGCCGCTGTTGATCCAATGCCGCCGCTTCTGGTATGCCTACCAGCATGAAGGCGATATCAAGGAAGGCGCGCGCCACCACATGGCCATGGCCGAAGGCATCGCCAGCGGCGACGAACGCGCAGCGGCACATGGCGCCGACGCGCTGATGGACTACCTGGAAGCGTTCGCGCGCAAGGTCATCGACGCATAG
- a CDS encoding alpha/beta hydrolase, with protein MPRPPRLPIRISLRRALACALLAATAVVGCTQLDAWQREAIFSPAQGDQRWFSEPPAGTRVFDLPVAPGQHVRAWYWQSPDPAAPAVLYLHGARWNLNGSAFRMTSWTRLGYSVLAIDYRGFGDSTRMLPSEESAGQDAAEALRELARRQPDPARRFVYGHSLGGAIAIDLASRKDLPAFAGLIVESSFTSIAAMVQTLKWGWVPGASLLVTQPFDSLDKLADLTTPVLFLHGTGDRVVPHTMSDQLFAAAQRVAPSLKRLVKIDGASHSGAVRSGPVYDEAVESFVRDATRAYRGAPMPQRPPVDARTGDTAAGQSPPL; from the coding sequence ATGCCTCGCCCGCCACGCCTGCCCATCCGTATCAGCCTGCGCCGCGCCCTGGCTTGCGCGCTGCTGGCCGCGACCGCCGTCGTGGGCTGCACGCAGCTGGACGCCTGGCAGCGGGAAGCCATTTTTTCCCCGGCCCAGGGCGACCAGCGCTGGTTCAGCGAACCGCCCGCGGGCACGCGCGTCTTCGACCTTCCCGTCGCGCCCGGACAGCACGTGCGCGCCTGGTACTGGCAAAGTCCGGATCCGGCCGCCCCGGCCGTCCTGTACCTGCATGGCGCGCGTTGGAACCTGAACGGCAGCGCCTTTCGCATGACCAGCTGGACACGTCTGGGTTATTCCGTACTGGCCATCGACTATCGCGGTTTCGGCGATTCCACCCGGATGCTGCCATCCGAGGAAAGCGCCGGCCAGGATGCCGCCGAGGCCCTGCGGGAACTCGCCAGGCGACAACCCGACCCGGCCAGGCGCTTCGTCTATGGGCACAGCCTGGGCGGCGCCATTGCCATCGACTTGGCCTCGCGCAAGGACCTGCCCGCCTTCGCCGGGCTGATCGTCGAATCCAGCTTCACCAGCATCGCCGCCATGGTGCAGACGCTTAAATGGGGCTGGGTGCCAGGGGCCAGCCTGCTGGTCACGCAGCCGTTCGACTCCCTGGACAAGCTGGCCGACCTGACCACGCCGGTGCTCTTCCTGCACGGGACCGGCGACCGGGTGGTCCCGCATACCATGAGCGACCAATTGTTCGCCGCCGCGCAGCGGGTGGCGCCCAGCCTGAAACGCCTGGTGAAAATAGACGGCGCATCGCATTCGGGCGCCGTGCGCAGCGGACCGGTCTACGACGAGGCGGTGGAATCCTTCGTACGCGATGCCACCCGGGCATATCGCGGCGCGCCCATGCCGCAACGCCCTCCCGTGGACGCGCGCACCGGCGACACGGCGGCCGGGCAATCGCCTCCGTTGTAA
- a CDS encoding dihydrodipicolinate synthase family protein: MNRSRWQGVFPAVTTKFREDESLDHEEMRRHFAFLIDNGVHGMVTCGSLGEASTLSMEEKLAVARTAVEVSDGRIPVLANVSETSTRDALRYVKAAVDLGVDGFMVMPSVLYVADAREAMQNVRAIAEAARKPCMIYNNPVAYRVDLKPEHMAQLADCEWLAAIKESTDDIRRITDLRNALGTRYQLFIGVDDLSFEALALGADGLLAGLVTAFPRETVALYDLMKAGEWAQALKLYQWFTPLLHLDVSTKLVQNIKLAETLAGVGNENVRRPRLPLAGDERARVEAIVRSALEKRPEEFRSHPITSRRA, translated from the coding sequence TTGAACCGTAGCCGCTGGCAGGGGGTATTTCCCGCCGTCACGACCAAATTCCGCGAAGACGAGTCGCTGGACCACGAGGAAATGCGGCGGCACTTCGCCTTCCTGATCGATAACGGCGTCCACGGGATGGTGACCTGCGGATCCCTGGGGGAAGCCAGCACACTGTCGATGGAAGAAAAGCTGGCGGTCGCCCGGACTGCGGTGGAAGTCAGCGACGGGCGCATCCCCGTGCTGGCCAATGTCTCGGAAACCAGCACCCGCGACGCCCTGCGCTATGTGAAGGCAGCGGTCGACCTGGGTGTAGACGGCTTCATGGTGATGCCGTCCGTCCTGTACGTGGCCGATGCCCGCGAAGCGATGCAGAACGTGCGCGCCATCGCCGAGGCGGCCAGGAAGCCCTGCATGATCTACAACAATCCGGTCGCCTACCGCGTGGACCTGAAGCCGGAACACATGGCGCAACTGGCCGACTGCGAATGGCTGGCCGCCATCAAGGAAAGTACCGACGACATCCGCCGCATCACCGACCTGCGCAATGCGCTGGGCACGCGCTACCAGCTCTTCATCGGTGTCGACGATCTGTCGTTCGAAGCGCTGGCGCTCGGCGCCGACGGCTTGCTGGCCGGGCTGGTCACCGCCTTCCCCCGCGAAACGGTCGCCCTCTACGACCTGATGAAAGCGGGCGAATGGGCGCAGGCGCTCAAGCTTTACCAGTGGTTCACGCCGCTGCTGCACCTGGACGTATCGACCAAGCTGGTGCAGAACATCAAGCTGGCCGAAACGCTGGCCGGCGTCGGCAATGAAAACGTCCGCCGGCCCCGCCTGCCATTGGCCGGCGACGAGCGAGCCCGCGTGGAAGCCATCGTCAGGTCGGCGCTGGAAAAACGGCCGGAGGAATTCCGGTCGCACCCGATAACGTCGCGACGCGCTTGA
- a CDS encoding LacI family DNA-binding transcriptional regulator — protein MTTIQDVAALAGVSVSSVSNVLNGRTDRLGRETFQRVQDAIRELNYRPNLVARQLKTGYAPLIGLLVPSTANPMFGELAVHVETAARDAQGFRVLLGNTHRDREQESRIFDDLIALGVRGVILASSRTDEGHLEAAIARGLAVVSYDRGGDGDARSHIDHVSPDNMLASRLAVDHLVAHGHRRLALATPDVKTVSRKLKRQGFLQAAQEAGVGRHAQVLEGTTGSGYGDSNLADEGYAMAGRIAAMQARPTGIIAINDMMAMGLMAGLHRAGLAVPRDVSVIGMDNLVMTAYANPPLTTVEMPSAEMARAMVSMVVERLAQPELPAREVLFQPRLVERQSVAAPPPDSASPRPRARPPRKTSA, from the coding sequence ATGACGACGATCCAGGATGTGGCCGCGCTGGCAGGCGTTTCGGTAAGCTCGGTTTCCAATGTGCTGAACGGCCGCACGGACCGTCTCGGCCGCGAGACCTTCCAGCGGGTGCAGGACGCCATCCGGGAACTGAACTATCGCCCCAACCTGGTGGCGCGCCAGCTCAAGACGGGCTACGCGCCGCTGATCGGCTTATTGGTACCGTCCACCGCCAACCCGATGTTCGGCGAACTGGCGGTGCACGTCGAGACCGCCGCGCGCGACGCGCAGGGATTCCGCGTGCTGCTGGGCAACACCCACCGCGACCGGGAACAGGAATCGCGCATCTTCGACGACCTGATCGCGCTGGGGGTGCGCGGCGTCATCCTGGCATCGTCGCGCACCGACGAAGGACACCTGGAGGCCGCCATCGCGCGCGGGCTGGCGGTGGTCAGCTACGACCGCGGCGGCGACGGCGATGCGCGCTCGCACATCGATCACGTTTCGCCCGACAACATGCTGGCATCCCGGCTGGCGGTCGACCATCTGGTCGCGCACGGCCACCGGCGCCTGGCGCTGGCCACGCCGGACGTCAAGACGGTCAGCCGCAAACTCAAGCGGCAGGGCTTTCTTCAGGCGGCGCAAGAGGCCGGCGTGGGCCGGCACGCGCAAGTGCTCGAAGGCACGACCGGCTCCGGCTACGGCGATTCGAACCTCGCCGACGAAGGCTATGCCATGGCCGGGCGCATCGCGGCCATGCAAGCGCGCCCCACCGGCATCATCGCCATCAATGACATGATGGCGATGGGGCTGATGGCCGGGTTGCATCGCGCGGGGCTGGCCGTGCCGCGCGACGTGTCGGTGATCGGCATGGACAACCTGGTCATGACGGCTTATGCCAACCCGCCGCTGACCACGGTGGAAATGCCCAGCGCGGAAATGGCCCGCGCCATGGTGTCCATGGTGGTCGAACGTCTGGCTCAACCCGAATTGCCGGCCCGTGAAGTGCTGTTCCAGCCGCGGCTGGTCGAACGGCAGTCCGTGGCCGCCCCGCCTCCGGATTCCGCATCTCCGCGCCCACGCGCGCGGCCCCCAAGGAAAACCTCCGCATGA
- a CDS encoding ChbG/HpnK family deacetylase, whose product MMSEGPAHAYADVRRIVVCADDFGMNAAINEGVIGLARAGRISAVGCLSQAPAFRLDAPRLRELDIDVGLHLNFTEALGESGLYMPLSRLIPFAYAHMLDGGRVMRQIERQLDAFEAAMGRAPDFIDGHQHVHQLPQIRQALFAVLARRYPGRGPWLRYTAPGCLDGVPRPLRRKARIIAALGAAAFARAAAQAGRRTNRRFLGVYDFQGGAQAYDTLLMLWLRNSCDGDLLMCHPAMPAGGRQGMDAQRGAEYQVLSKPGLGGWMSSIGLRVVRYADD is encoded by the coding sequence ATGATGTCAGAGGGACCCGCGCATGCTTATGCGGATGTCAGACGCATTGTCGTATGCGCCGACGATTTTGGCATGAACGCGGCGATCAACGAGGGAGTGATCGGGCTGGCGCGCGCGGGGCGGATCAGCGCCGTGGGCTGCCTGTCGCAGGCGCCGGCGTTCCGCCTCGATGCCCCGCGCCTGCGCGAGCTGGACATCGACGTCGGCCTGCATCTGAATTTCACGGAAGCGCTGGGCGAATCGGGCCTCTACATGCCGTTGTCGCGCCTGATCCCTTTCGCGTACGCGCACATGCTGGACGGCGGACGCGTGATGCGCCAGATCGAACGCCAGCTGGATGCCTTCGAGGCGGCAATGGGCCGAGCGCCCGATTTCATCGATGGCCACCAGCACGTGCATCAATTGCCGCAGATCCGCCAGGCGCTGTTCGCCGTGCTGGCTCGCCGCTATCCTGGCCGCGGGCCCTGGCTGCGCTATACGGCGCCGGGCTGCCTGGATGGCGTGCCCCGGCCTCTGCGCCGCAAGGCGCGGATCATCGCGGCGCTGGGCGCGGCTGCGTTCGCCCGGGCGGCCGCGCAGGCGGGTCGGCGCACCAATCGTCGCTTCCTGGGCGTCTACGATTTCCAGGGCGGCGCGCAGGCCTACGACACGCTGCTTATGCTGTGGCTGCGCAATTCCTGTGACGGCGACCTGCTGATGTGCCATCCGGCCATGCCCGCAGGCGGCAGGCAGGGCATGGACGCGCAGCGCGGCGCGGAATACCAGGTCCTGTCCAAGCCCGGCCTGGGCGGCTGGATGTCCTCCATCGGGCTGCGCGTCGTCCGCTACGCCGACGACTGA
- a CDS encoding TRAP transporter large permease, whose product MNAHVLTGSAGAAQGHAGADGAAARSRWLGRICAVIEHFCALVLAVDVGVVFVSVILRYFLHSPVDWAEEAARGLMVTLVFLGGATVLARRQHVGIEVFRGLLPRSWREPAVQLGGWAVAGTSAALCYSSWELLLDSVNVTTPIGAPQWLTVLPVFVGAFVMTVVGIANALCGPRRAVYGTLAGAIALCAAVWAWNAWMPEAWAIRPWLLLTAGFFGSLIAGVPIAFVLALSSLLYFLAEPTLPLIIYSQQVMAGMDHFVLLAIPFFVLAGLIMESNGMSTRLIELLVRMFGRVRGSMNLISILATAFFSGVSGSKLADIAAVGGIVVPAVRRTKQDVNETAAVLACSAVMAETIPPCVNLIIMGFVANISIGGLFLAGLVPAAVLATGLSAMAIWFGKKVDPMQAFPVRMPWPQLLGGAFIALVMVGMIGKGVTSGVATSTEVSAFAVVYALAAGALAFRELTPRAIVALFVRAASMAGGILFIIAAASSVAFALTVQQLPAFLSDTMTHLAHNYGSTAFILVSALLMVIFGAILEGAPALIIFGPLLTPIAQQVGVNPLHFGTVVVIAMGLGLFSPPFGLGLFATCAMTGTRVEQVARPMVKYLVLLVIMLIVLIFVPAISLWVPRMMNMA is encoded by the coding sequence ATGAACGCACATGTACTGACAGGGAGCGCCGGCGCGGCGCAAGGCCATGCCGGCGCGGACGGCGCGGCCGCGCGCTCGCGCTGGCTGGGACGGATCTGCGCCGTCATCGAACACTTCTGCGCCCTGGTCCTGGCCGTGGACGTCGGCGTGGTTTTCGTCTCCGTGATCCTGCGCTACTTCCTGCACAGCCCGGTCGACTGGGCCGAGGAAGCGGCGCGCGGACTGATGGTCACGCTGGTGTTCCTCGGCGGCGCGACGGTGCTGGCGCGCCGCCAGCACGTCGGCATCGAAGTCTTCCGCGGCCTGTTGCCCCGCTCATGGCGCGAACCCGCCGTGCAGCTGGGTGGCTGGGCGGTGGCCGGCACCTCGGCCGCGCTGTGCTATTCGTCCTGGGAGCTGCTGCTGGATTCGGTGAACGTGACCACGCCCATCGGCGCGCCGCAATGGTTGACCGTGTTGCCGGTATTCGTGGGCGCCTTCGTCATGACGGTGGTGGGTATCGCCAATGCCTTGTGCGGCCCGCGGCGCGCGGTCTATGGCACGCTGGCCGGCGCCATCGCGCTGTGCGCCGCGGTCTGGGCCTGGAATGCGTGGATGCCCGAAGCGTGGGCCATCCGGCCGTGGCTGCTGCTGACGGCGGGCTTCTTCGGCAGCCTGATCGCCGGCGTACCCATCGCCTTCGTGCTGGCGCTGTCCTCGCTGCTGTATTTCCTGGCCGAGCCCACCCTTCCGCTGATCATCTATTCCCAGCAGGTGATGGCCGGCATGGACCACTTCGTCCTGCTGGCGATCCCCTTCTTCGTGCTGGCCGGCCTGATCATGGAATCGAACGGCATGTCGACCCGGCTTATCGAGCTGCTGGTGCGGATGTTCGGCCGGGTACGCGGCTCCATGAACCTGATCTCCATCCTGGCCACGGCGTTCTTTTCCGGCGTGTCGGGCTCCAAGCTGGCCGATATCGCGGCCGTGGGCGGCATCGTGGTGCCGGCCGTGCGGCGTACCAAACAGGACGTCAACGAAACCGCCGCGGTGCTGGCATGCTCGGCCGTCATGGCCGAGACGATCCCGCCGTGCGTGAACCTCATCATCATGGGTTTCGTCGCCAATATCTCGATCGGCGGGCTGTTCCTCGCCGGGCTGGTACCGGCGGCCGTCCTGGCCACCGGCCTGTCGGCCATGGCGATCTGGTTCGGCAAAAAGGTCGACCCCATGCAGGCCTTTCCCGTGCGCATGCCGTGGCCGCAATTGCTGGGCGGCGCTTTCATCGCGCTGGTGATGGTGGGCATGATAGGCAAGGGAGTGACATCCGGCGTGGCGACGTCGACGGAAGTTTCCGCCTTCGCGGTGGTCTATGCGCTGGCCGCCGGCGCGCTGGCCTTCCGCGAACTGACGCCGCGCGCCATCGTCGCGCTGTTCGTGCGGGCGGCGTCCATGGCCGGCGGCATCCTGTTCATCATCGCCGCGGCGTCCAGCGTGGCGTTCGCGCTGACGGTGCAGCAACTGCCCGCCTTCCTTTCCGACACCATGACGCACCTGGCGCACAACTACGGCAGCACGGCCTTCATCCTGGTATCGGCGCTGCTGATGGTGATCTTCGGCGCCATCCTGGAAGGCGCCCCGGCGCTGATCATCTTCGGACCGCTGCTTACCCCCATCGCGCAACAGGTCGGCGTCAACCCGCTGCATTTCGGCACCGTCGTGGTGATCGCCATGGGCCTGGGTTTGTTCAGCCCGCCTTTCGGCCTGGGCCTGTTCGCGACCTGCGCGATGACCGGCACGCGGGTCGAACAGGTGGCGCGGCCGATGGTGAAATACCTCGTCCTGCTCGTGATCATGCTTATAGTGCTGATTTTCGTGCCCGCGATCAGCTTGTGGGTGCCCCGCATGATGAACATGGCTTGA
- a CDS encoding ArnT family glycosyltransferase, whose product MSRVFDAWMRRLESLSAGWLFAVTGVWLLWLSWLRPMTLPDEGRYAGVAWEMLRAGEHVVPLLNGMPFFHKPPLYYWLASTAFDVFGVHPWVARLPSWLAAWAAAMAVYGFIRHYRGVRAATVSLLVLATQPFFFGAAQFANLDMLVAGMITLTTVAGAATVLNATRGAPWRTLAVATAVLAALGVLSKGLIGVVLPGGILLIWIAMLRQWRGLAALLWPPAIGAFVVVCLPWFWAMQKEFPGFFNYFFIYQQFDRFAETGFNNRQPVWFYLPVLAGFILPWTFWLGAVFRKAFWAERGGDAYAVRLLMGVWIVVVLAFFSLPASKLVGYVLPTLAPLAVLVAEVIVTGLSGDNAQSSRRLYRGCLSTAIVLCVLMTAFVAIYARPNSAPLGARARAEVKPGDQIVMLHAYGYDLPMALRDPRPAWVVDDWNNPDIPKRDNWRKELYDAGQFRPEAMKDTLISVHELQARLCAAPAGQTFWFWGNPEDDQDAYPALRGKAPFAVSGKRALWRVVPDAAFKSQYCGGTPKTD is encoded by the coding sequence ATGTCGCGTGTGTTTGATGCATGGATGCGTCGCCTGGAGTCGCTATCCGCGGGCTGGCTTTTTGCCGTTACGGGCGTGTGGTTGCTATGGCTGTCCTGGCTGCGTCCGATGACGCTGCCCGACGAGGGCCGCTACGCCGGTGTCGCCTGGGAGATGCTGCGCGCCGGCGAGCATGTCGTGCCCTTGCTCAACGGCATGCCGTTCTTTCACAAGCCCCCGCTGTACTACTGGCTGGCGTCCACCGCCTTCGATGTTTTCGGTGTCCATCCCTGGGTCGCGCGGCTGCCGTCCTGGCTGGCCGCGTGGGCGGCGGCGATGGCCGTGTACGGCTTCATCCGGCATTACCGTGGCGTGCGGGCGGCGACGGTGTCGCTGCTGGTGCTGGCGACGCAGCCGTTTTTCTTCGGCGCCGCGCAGTTCGCCAACCTGGACATGCTGGTGGCCGGCATGATCACGCTGACCACGGTGGCCGGGGCCGCCACCGTGCTGAACGCCACGCGGGGCGCGCCGTGGCGCACGCTGGCCGTGGCGACGGCGGTGCTGGCCGCGCTGGGGGTTCTGTCCAAGGGACTGATCGGCGTGGTGCTGCCCGGCGGCATTCTACTGATATGGATCGCCATGCTGCGCCAGTGGCGCGGCCTGGCGGCGCTACTGTGGCCGCCCGCCATCGGGGCCTTCGTGGTGGTCTGCCTGCCGTGGTTCTGGGCCATGCAGAAGGAATTCCCCGGCTTCTTCAATTATTTCTTCATCTATCAGCAGTTCGATCGTTTCGCCGAAACCGGTTTCAACAACCGGCAGCCGGTGTGGTTCTACCTGCCTGTGCTGGCGGGTTTCATCCTGCCCTGGACCTTCTGGCTGGGTGCCGTGTTCCGCAAGGCGTTCTGGGCCGAGCGTGGCGGCGATGCCTATGCCGTACGACTCCTGATGGGCGTCTGGATCGTGGTGGTGCTGGCGTTCTTTTCCCTGCCGGCGTCCAAGCTGGTGGGCTATGTGTTGCCGACGCTCGCGCCGCTCGCTGTCCTGGTGGCCGAGGTCATCGTGACGGGCTTGTCCGGCGACAACGCGCAAAGCTCGCGCCGCCTCTATCGTGGCTGCCTGTCGACGGCGATCGTGCTGTGCGTACTGATGACGGCGTTCGTCGCCATTTATGCGCGGCCCAACTCCGCGCCTCTGGGCGCGCGCGCCCGGGCAGAGGTCAAGCCGGGGGACCAGATCGTCATGCTGCATGCGTACGGCTACGACCTGCCCATGGCCTTGCGGGATCCGCGTCCGGCGTGGGTGGTGGACGACTGGAACAACCCCGATATTCCCAAGCGGGACAACTGGCGCAAAGAGCTTTACGACGCCGGCCAGTTCCGTCCCGAGGCGATGAAGGATACGTTGATCTCCGTGCACGAACTGCAGGCACGCCTGTGCGCCGCGCCCGCGGGACAGACGTTCTGGTTCTGGGGCAACCCCGAGGACGACCAGGATGCCTATCCCGCCCTGCGCGGCAAGGCGCCTTTTGCCGTGAGCGGCAAGCGCGCCTTGTGGCGCGTCGTGCCGGATGCCGCGTTCAAGTCGCAGTATTGCGGCGGAACGCCCAAAACCGACTGA